The following DNA comes from Mycolicibacterium lutetiense.
AACAGTCCGCCGGACGGCCGGTCAACCTGTTCAAACCGTTCGGCACCGGCGCCCGGTCATGTATCGGCCGTCAGTTCGCCTTGCACGAGGCGACGATGGCGCTGGCCACTCTGGTGCACCGGTACCGCTTCCTCGACGTCGAGCACTACCAGCTCCGCACCCACAGCGATCTGCTGCGCAAGCCGGTCGGATTCCACCTGGACCTGGTGCGTCGGACACCGTCGGAGCGCCGGCACACCGCGGAGGCCACCCCGGAGGCCGCGTCGACGGCACGGCCGCGCGCGGTGGCGGCGCCGGGCTCGAAAGTGACTGTGCTGCACGGCTCGAACCTGGGCAATTGCCGGGCGCTGGCACAGCAGCTGGCCGACGAGGCCACCGACCTGGGTTATCAGACCACCGTGGCTGCCCTCGACGCGGCAGCGGGAGCCCTGCCCGCCGAGGGGGCGCTGGTGGTGATCGCCGCGTCCTACAACGGGCAGCCCACCGACGATGCGCGGCGCTTCGTCGAATGGCTGGATGATCCGGGCACACCGGCACAACCGGCCATCCCGTACGCCATACTCGGTGTCGGAGACCGGAACTGGGCCGAAACCTACCAGACCATCCCCAAACGCATTGATCAGCGGCTCTCGGAACTAGTTGGGCCACCGGTGATTCCGCGCGGCGAGGCCGACACGTCGGGCGACTTCGCCGGGATCGTCGAAGACTTCTCCGCGGCCTTGTGGGATGCCCTGGCCCCCACCGGCGGCGTGCAGGCACCCGCTGACAGCGCCGATGACGAATCCCTGTATGAACTGCGCGCCATCGACGGACCGGTGACGTCGGCGATCGATGCCCGTTTCGAGGTGCGACCCGCGACAGTGCTGGACAACGTGGCGCTGGTCGACAACCGTGACATGGGAAATGACAAGCGGCTCATCCGGGTAGCGCTTCCCGATGACCTCGACTACCAGACCGGTGATCACCTCACGGTATTGCCCGACAACAGCCCCGAGGTCATCGACGAGGTCGCCGAACTGTTGGAGCTGCGGCTCGACCGCCGGATCTCGGTCAATCCGCGGCGCAGCACGCGCCGGGCCATCGCCATCGACCGCGAAGTCAGCGTGCGCGAACTGCTCACCCATTTCATCGAGCTCCGCAAGCCTGCCAGCCGTAGCCAGCTGCTGCGGTTGGCGGCGGCCAACCCGTGTCCCCCCGAGCGGGCGGCACTCACCGAACTCGCCGAAGATCCCGAGGTCCGTGCGCTCAGCGTCACCGAATGCCTGGCCGAGTTCCCGGCTACCGAACTGTCGCGCGCCGAGCTGCTGGAGTTGTTCGAGCCGATGGCGCCCCGGCACTACTCCATCGCCTCGTCGGCCCGCCGGGTCCCGCGTGAGGTCGAACTGGTGGTCAGCGTGCTCGAGGGTCCGGCACGTTCCGGATATGGCGTCTTCCACGGGGTGTCATCGAGCTATCTGGCCGATGCGGCACCGGGACAACAGATTCGGATGCGAGTCGATACCGCGCGCCGGGCGTTTCGCGCCGGCGCCGAGCCGGCGAAGAACGTCATCCTGGTCGGCGCCGGGACCGGGGTCGCCCCGTTCCGGGGATTCATCGGGGACCGGCTGGCGGCGCAGGCCGCGGGCGAGCCTTTCACATCGGCACTGTGTTTCTTCGGGGTGCGTCACCCGGACGTTGACTACCTGTTCCGCGACGAATTCGAGGCGGCCGAACGCGCGGGCGTGGTGCGGATGCGTCCGGCCTTCTCGCGGCGGCCCGAAGACGAGATCCGGTATGTGCAGGATCGCATCACCGCCGATGCCGAAGAGGTCTGGGCGATGCTGGGCAACCCGGGCAAGGATGCCCACGTGTACATATGTGGTGACGGAGCCCGGATGGCTCCCGCGGTGCGCGGGGCCTTCCGCGATATCTATCGTCGCTACACCGGGACAGACGAAGACGCCGCCGCGCAGTGGCTCAGCGACCTGGTGAGTTCAGATCGCTATGTCGAGGACGTGTGGGCCCAATAGGAGTCGGCGGGGGCCTAACCGAACTCCAGTAGACCCACCACCGGGCGGACGGGGTCGAAGATGGGCAGGTGTTGCGCCTGCAGTAAGGCGTTGAAGATCCTGCCACGGCCCGGCGGCATCGGCAGATCGCGCACCGTCCGCACCCCGGGGACGGTGTTGACGAGGTCGGCGAGCTCATCCGGGGACAGGCTGAACGGCATGGCAGGCACCCGGTAGCGCATCGAGGTTCGCATCCCCTTGCGGGTCAGGAAGGTGAACAACGCCGGCGGCAGGTCGAACATCATCTGTCCGCCCGGAAAGCGTTGTGCGCAGGCACGGATCAGCGACATGGACTCCTCGGGCTGCAGATACATCAGCAGGCCCTCGGCGGTGATGAACACGCCGTCGCTGGTGTCGACCTGGTCCATCCAGCTGAAGTCCAGTGCCGACTGGGCGCACTGCGTGACACGGTCCGGCTTCGGTAGCAGCTTGTTGCGAAGCTCGATCATCGGTTCCAGATCAACTGATAACCAACGGAACTGGTGACCGAGTCCGGCGGCGTCCAGACGGTAGAAGCTGGTCTGCAGTCCTTCGGCGAGCGCCACCACGGTGGCCTTCGGATGCTCGCGCAGATAGTCACCGGTGATCCGGTCGAACAGCAGTGAGCGCAGCGCCATGTCCTGGCGGCGGCTGGGGCCGAACTTGCCGAAGTCGAAATCGATCGAGTCGACCAGCTGCACCGCCATCGGATCATCGATCAGACCGTCGGGTCGACGTGCCTCATGTGCGCGCACCTGCAGGGTCAGCAGTGCGGTCTCCGAAACACCGGTGAGCGCGCTGCCGCTCACCTTGCCCGAGGTACCCGTCATGGGCGCGAATGTACCCGCGTTCTGCCCGGGGGCGCGCAAAGATGGCGTCAACCGCTGATCGGCTCAATTCGGAAGGAGCCTGCCGTGCCACGCTTTGCGGCCAATCTCTCCATGATGTACGCCGAGCACGCCTTTCTCGATCGCTTCGCCGCTGCGGCGGCCGACGAATTCACCGCGGTGGAGTACCTCTTCCCGTATGCGTACCCGGCCGAGCAACTGCGCGCGCGACTCGATGCCCACGGCCTGCGTCAGGTTCTGTTCAACGCGCCACCCGGGGACTTCGACGCCGGAGAACGCGGTACCGCCTCGCTGCCCGGCCGCGAGGCCGAGTTCCGGGACGGGTTCGCCCGCGCCCTGGGATACGCCGAGGTGCTGAACTGCCCACGGGTGCACGTAATGGCCGGCCTCGTCCCCGCCGGTGCCGGCCGCGAGGAGCGGTTGGCGGTGTACCGCGACAACCTCACTTGGGCCGCCGATCAGGCCGCGGGCCGCGGCGTCGACGTGCTGATCGAACCGATCAACCAGCGCGACATGCCCGGCTACCTGCTGAGCCGGCAGAACGACGCGCACCAGATCGTGGCCGCGGTCGGGGCGCCGAACCTCAAGGTGCAATTCGACCTGTACCACTGCCAGATCAGCGAGGGCGACGTGACGGTCCGGTTGCGCGCGGACCTTCCGACCGGTCGCGTCGGGCACCTGCAGATCGCCGGAGTCCCCGATCGGCACGAACCGGACAGCGGCGAACTGGCGATCGACTACCTGCTCGCTGTCATCGATGAGACCGGTTACGAGGGCTGGGTGGGCTGTGAGTACCGCCCCGCCGCAGGCACCAGCGCAGGACTGGGGTGGATGCGACGAGCACGCCGGTGACGTCTCAGCGCAGCACCTTGTCCAGGGTGCGCAGGTTTCTGGTGGTCGTGCAGGATTTGTAGCGCTTCTTGCCCATGGTCTTTCCGATCGCACTGCCGAGTGTCGCGGCCCGGGGCACCTGCCAATAGAGCACCCCGTCGCCGCGCTGCACCTTTTCGTCGTCTCCCGGGGACAGAGCCGCGAGTTCGTCGAGCATGTCGGCGTCACTGACGAACGTGACGTAGGAGTGGTGGTCGGGAACTTCCCGCTCGAATGGATAACCGGCGGAGATCTTCTGCAGGGTCGGCACGTCGTACACCAACACCCAGGCTTCGTAGCCGAACGCGTCGCGCAGGGCGTGCTCGGCCGAAGTGCGGACCGTCGTGACATTGGAAGTGCTGTCCAGCAAGACGTTTCCGCTTGCCAGGATCGTGCGAACCTCGGTGAACCCCGCCGCCTGCATGGCATTCGCCACGTCGGCCATCTTGAGGTTGACGCCTCCGACGTTGACGCCGCGCAGAAACGCGATGTAGCGGGTCACGGCCCCAGCCTAATCAGTCACTTCACCGGCAGCTGGTCCAGTTCAGCCTTCGAGGTTGCGGTGATGAGGTGGAGCACCCGCCGGAAGCTGGGGGAGCGCGTCGACATGATCGACGTGTGATTCTCACCCGGGAGCAATACGACGTCGGCCCGCCCGCCGCGCTTCTTGAGCGCTGCGACATAGCGCTGCGAATTGGCCGGTGAGACAACGGTGTCGAGGGTTCCATGGATCGCGAGCACCGGCACGCTCGGGTCGAGATTCTGGATCGGATCGACCGAGGCGTACCGCTGCGGCACCTCCGCCGGACGGCCGCCGAGCACCGCGACGATTCGGTTGTCGCCATGATTGGCGGCGTAGACCATGTCGAGCGGACCGGCCAGCGAGATGACCCTGGTCGGCCGGAAGCGAGGCTGGGACCCGACCTCATCACCGCGCAGATCCTGCCTGGTGCTGGCCCACACCGCCAGCTGGGCTCCCGCGCTGTGGCCGACCACGAGCGCATCGTCAATGGCCAGCTGCGGATACTGCAGGGCCATCTCGGCGACGTAGTCCATGGCGCGCGCCACATCGTCGAATGTGGTCGGCCACCCACCGCCCGATCCCAACCTCCGGTACTCGATGTTGTAGACGGCCATGCCGCGGCTGCTGAGCTCGCGGGCCAATCCGGCGAAGACCCCCGCGCCCATCGTGCTCTGCCACCCGCCGCCGTGGATGAGCACCACCAGCGGGATCGAATTGAACGCATGCGCGCCGGCGGGCAGGTACAGGTCGGCCCAGTTCTGGTCGAGGTCCCGCCCGGTGGGGTGCGCGTCGGGCAAGTAGTGGAGCCGGGTGACGCTCACGTCGTGCAGGATGAGCGCCTCGGGAACCACCGCGACCTCAGCAGACCTCTTTTCCGTCGTCGCTGCCGGCGTCGTTTCCGTCGTGCACGATGGAACGGCACCGGCGATCAGCACCGTGGCGAGCACCGTCAGCAGGCGGTGGTTCAGAAGTCGCATCTGGTTGCAGCCCGGCCGGTCAGAAGTCCAACACCGTGATGGACGGCCTGATGCGGTGGATCGCGCCGATCCGGTCCGGCCACGACTCGGCGGCCAACTTGAACAGGCCGCGTCCGGCCTGCATCGGCACGTCCCGGGCAGATCTCACTCCGGCGATGGCGCCCGGTCCGTTCCCTGCCATGGCCAGGCCCTCGTCGGCGGTCAGCGCGAACGGCATCGGCGGCGCGATGTAGCGGTCGGACAGGTGCAGGCCCTTGAGGGTGCGTCGGCTCACCCAGTGCGGAATCGAGTCGAACACCATCCGCCCGCCGGGGAACCGTGCCGCGCAGTCGGCGATCAGGGCGCGCACATCCTCGGGCTCCAGGTACATCAGCAGGCCCTCGGCAGTGATGAACACGCCGTCTTCTGCGTCGACCTGGTCCATCCAGCTGCGGTCGAGCGCCGACTGGGCCAGGGCGACGATGCGGTCGTCATGGGGCAATAGTTTGCCCCGGATCGCCATGACAGCCGGTAGATCGACTGAATACCAGGTTAATTCGTCGGCCACCCCGGCCTGATCGAGTCGCCAGAAACTGGTCTGAAGGCCCTCGGCCAATGCCACCACCGCGGACTTGGGGTGCGTCGAGAGGTAGTCGCGGGTCTCGAGGTCGAACGCGCGGGCCCGCAGGGCATGGGCCTGCGTCGGCCTGCCGAACTTGCCGTAGTCGTAGTCGATCGAGTCGTGCAGGGCCACTGCCCACGGGTCGCGGATCACGCCGTCGGAACGTCTGGCCTCGAGACCGCGGTTGCTCAGGATCCACAGCGATGTCGCCGAGACGCCGTCGAGGGTGTTGCCGTCAATCACACTCATCGAACCGATGGTAAAGACGTACGCTCATCACATGGGGCGCCAGGTTTTCGACGACAAGCTTTTGGCCTTGATCGGCGGTAACTCGATGGGAGTTCTCGCGACGATCAAACAGGACGGTCGTCCGCAGCTGTCGAATGTCTCCTACTACTTCGACCCGCGGGCAGTTCAGATCCAGATGTCCGTCACCGAGCCCCGGGCCAAGACCCGCAACCTGCGACGTGATCCCCGGGCATCCATCCACGTCAGTTCCGACGACGGCTGGTCCTACGCCGTTGCCGAGGGCGATTCGATACTCACCCCACCCGCCGCGGCGCCCGACGACGATACGGTCGAGGGGCTGATTGCCTTGTACCGCAACATCGCCGGCGAGCATCCGGACTGGGACGATTACCGGCGCGCCATGGTCGACGATCGCCGGGTGCTGCTCACCCTGCCGATCTCGCATCTGTACGGCATGCCGCCAGGTAAGCGGTAGGGCCTACCTGCGCTCACCGTCAGGCCGGTCGCGCTAGGCTGCCCCTATGGCGAGCGACGAAGTGCCGGAAGACGACAACAAGAAGAAGTTCCGCGAGGCTCTCGAACGTAAAAACGCCAAGGCGGCATCGGGGTCTGCCCACACCAACGGGGGATCAAAGCAGTCCAAGGCGCACGGCCCCGCCGAGGGCCGGCGGGAGTTCCGTCGGAAGAGCGGTTAGCAGGAACGCCTCAACGCCGAGTCTGCGGACAGATCGCGAAATTCCGCAGAATCGCGATCTGTACGCAGACTCGATGCCTTGTGCGCAGTCTCGATGTGTCAGTCGCGGGCCAGCGCGCGGGCCGCGACGAGGGCGGCCAGCATGACTGCCACGCAGTAGACACCCTGATCCTTCAGGCCCCAGGCGACCGAGGCCAGCGTCGCCGCACCGGCCAGGCACAGCAGCAGCCCCACCGTGGCGCTCCGGATCCCGGTGCCGGCCACCGCGCCGCCGTCCCACAGCGGCAGCGGCGAGTTCTCCAGCGGGCGCAGTGCGACGAACGCCGTCGCCACCAGTCCGGCCATCAACGCCAACTGCAGCACCGAGAGGGCCAGGAATCCTGGCGCGGACGGGTCGTAGCGGTCCAGGCCCAGGTAGTCGAACACCAGGTGCAGGCCCAGCAGCAGCGGCATGTGCCACAGGTACAGCGTCATCGCACCGGAGTTCCCGATCGCCGTCAGCCACCACACCCGCGGCCGCTGTGCCCACCGGTTGATGGCGGGGGCGGCGGCAATCGCGAACGCACACATCATGATTGCGTGGCCGGCCAGCAGCAGTGAGGGCGGCGTCATGTTCTTGAGCTGCTGGGTCTCGATGCCGACCAGGCTCAGCTCGTAGGGGCCGAAGTACAGCAGCGCCAGGTTCACCCCGAGCATGCCGATCCCGATCTTGCACGCGGCGCCGCTGGACAGCAGGTGGCGACGGTAGGCGACACCGAACACGCCGGGGATCAACCACACCACGGTGTTGAGGTAGCCCAGCGACGCGTAGCCGTCCATGTTGATGCGGATCGCGTCGATGACAGCGATGAACGCGTAGGTGCCGGCCACCGCGCCGATCACCTGCCCGGTCGTGGTGATGTGGGCCAGCAGTGGCACCGCCGCCAACACCAGGACGTAGGCGCCCAGGAACCACAGCAGCTGGATGGAGATGCCGGCGATGGGTTCGTAGACATGTTCCGGCAGGACGAACCGCAGCACTGCCAGGGTGACGGTCCAGAAGGCCAGGTAGTAGAACACCGGGCGGTACAGCCGGGTGCAGCGCTTCAGCAGCCACCCGCCCCACGACGAGCCGGGCGTCCAGGACTGCACCGAGGCGGCCACGCCGGCGAAGAAGAACAACGGCATGATCTGGAACACCCAGGTCAGCGCCTGAAAGACGACAGATGCGGTGAGCAGGTTGCTCCAGATGAACACGTCGTCACGGATCGTGCTGGTCGCCATGATCGTGTGGCCGAACACCACACCGATCAGCGAGACGATCCGGATGACGTCGATGGCGCGGTCCCGGCCGGCGGGGGTCTGGGCCTCGACCTCGGCGGGGGACGGGAACAGCCCCTTGGCCGGGGCTTTCTCGGCAGCTGTGTCAGCAGCAACGGTCATGGCTAGAACGCTATGGCCCCGCGGCTGCGTAGTCCCTAGGTAGAACCACCTAACTTCGATTGCGTCTGCTCGCGGGGAGAAACTAGTGCGCCACGGCCTTCTCGGCGCCCACACCGGTCAGCGACCGCACCTCCATCTCGGCGTTGAGTTCGGGGTTCCCGGTGTCGCGAGAGGTGAGCGTGCCGAGGATGCCGAGCGCGAAGGCCAGCGGGATGGACACGATGCCCGGATTGGCCAGCGGGAAGAAGTCGAAGTCCGCACCCGGAATCATCGCGGTCTTGCTGCCCGACACGGCCGGGGAGAACACGATCAGCACGATGGTCGAGATCAGCCCGCCGTACATGCTCCACAGTGCGCCGCGGGTGTTGAACCGCTTCCAGTACAGCGAGTACAGGATCGTCGGCAGGTTGGCCGCGGCCGCCACGGCGAACGCCAGCGCCACCAGGAACGCCACGTTCTGACCGTTGGCCAGGATGCCCAGCCCGATCGCGAAGATGCCCAGCACCACCGCGGTGATGCGGGAAACCCGGACCTGCTCCTGCTCGGTCACCTTGTGGGACTTGAGCACCGAGGCGTAGACGTCATGCGCGAACGAGGCCGATGCCGTGATGGTCAGACCGGCGACCACGGCGAGGATGGTCGCGAACGCCACCGCCGAGATGACCCCGAGCAGGATCACCCCGCCGAGTTCGAACGCCAGCAGCGGGGCCGCGGAGTTCACCCCGCCGGCCGCACCGAGGATCCGGTCCGGGCCGACAAGGGCGGCCGCGCCGTAGCCGAGCACCAAGGTGAACAGGTAGAAGGCGCCGATCAGCGCGATCGCCCAGACGACCGATCGCCGCGCTTCCTTGGCGGTGGGCACGGTGTAGAACCGCATCAACACATGCGGCAGTCCCGCGGTGCCGAGTACCAAGGCCAGCGCAAGCGAGATGAAGTTGATCTGTGAGGTCAGCGAGCCGCCGTACTGTGCGCCCGGGGCCAGCACATCGCGGCCGGCGACGCCCTGGGTCGTCGACCCGGAGATGGCCGATTGGGCCGACCCCAGGATCTCGGAGAAGTTCAGCCCGAACTTGCTCAGCACCATCACGGTCATCAGCGCGGCACCGGCGATCAGCAGCACGGCCTTGATGATCTGCACCCAGGTGGTGCCCTTCATCCCGCCGACCAGGACGTAGACGATCATCAGGATGCCGACGACGGCGATCACGATCGATTGTCCGGCCCGGCTGTTGATATCGAGCAGCAGGGCGACCAGGCCGCCGGCCCCGGCCATCTGGGCCAGCAGGTAGAACAACGACACCGTGAGCGTCGAGATGGCCGCGGCCAGCCGAACCGGGCGCTGCTTGAGCCGGAAACTCAATACGTCGGCCATCGTGAATTTGCCCGTGTTGCGTAGCAATTCGGCCACCAGCAGCAGGGCCACCAGCCAGGCCACCAGGAATCCGATGGAGTACAGGAAGCCGTCGTAGCCGTAGACCGCGATGGCCCCGGCGATGCCGAGGAAGCTGGCCGCCGAGAGGTAGTCGCCGGCGATGGCGATGCCGTTCTGCGGGCCGGAGAAGCCGCGGCCGCCGGTGAAGAACTCGTCGGCCGTGGCGTTGCGCTTGCTGGCCTTGATCACCACGATCATCGTGACGACGACGAACAGGCTGAAGATGCCGATGTTCGCAGCGGGGTTGCCGACGGTTTCGGCGGCGAGGGTGCTGACGGTCATCAGGGGCCCTCCAGCTCTTCGCGGATGGCGGTAGCTCGCGGGTCGAGCTCTCTGTTGGCGAAGCGCACGTACAGGCCGGTGATGAGGAACGTGGTGAGGAACTGGCCCAGCCCGATCAACAGGCCGACATTGATGTTGCCGAACACCCGGATGG
Coding sequences within:
- a CDS encoding bifunctional cytochrome P450/NADPH--P450 reductase; amino-acid sequence: MEKFSPALPPDIDDVPSAVGLELPPGPVAGRPYALPADVLAEQCGPLYYADFTGSRRLYACSLSLVDELCDETRFTKGITVRLDRFRTLVDNGLFTSYPGEDGWQQAHDVLMPGFSFSGLRSYHPAMLDINRQLIALWDDAAGKSSVDVAGDLAKLAMDTVGLAGFGARFDSYHQDGLADIPASFAAALAQIIAPGGGDRAVFAAERDNLFAFIDELIAGHRAGAVDLDDLLALMLEPGADGTPSLGHDSIRNQILTFLIAGQDTTSTLMPTALYSIVKNPAVLHRACLEVDTVFGPDDDHVPAFDEIGKLTYIRQIIDETLRLSPPVREFDRMALADTVIGGRYPVRKGEVVTVTTSALHRQPEWGDNVDIFDPDRFGAEQSAGRPVNLFKPFGTGARSCIGRQFALHEATMALATLVHRYRFLDVEHYQLRTHSDLLRKPVGFHLDLVRRTPSERRHTAEATPEAASTARPRAVAAPGSKVTVLHGSNLGNCRALAQQLADEATDLGYQTTVAALDAAAGALPAEGALVVIAASYNGQPTDDARRFVEWLDDPGTPAQPAIPYAILGVGDRNWAETYQTIPKRIDQRLSELVGPPVIPRGEADTSGDFAGIVEDFSAALWDALAPTGGVQAPADSADDESLYELRAIDGPVTSAIDARFEVRPATVLDNVALVDNRDMGNDKRLIRVALPDDLDYQTGDHLTVLPDNSPEVIDEVAELLELRLDRRISVNPRRSTRRAIAIDREVSVRELLTHFIELRKPASRSQLLRLAAANPCPPERAALTELAEDPEVRALSVTECLAEFPATELSRAELLELFEPMAPRHYSIASSARRVPREVELVVSVLEGPARSGYGVFHGVSSSYLADAAPGQQIRMRVDTARRAFRAGAEPAKNVILVGAGTGVAPFRGFIGDRLAAQAAGEPFTSALCFFGVRHPDVDYLFRDEFEAAERAGVVRMRPAFSRRPEDEIRYVQDRITADAEEVWAMLGNPGKDAHVYICGDGARMAPAVRGAFRDIYRRYTGTDEDAAAQWLSDLVSSDRYVEDVWAQ
- a CDS encoding DUF5302 domain-containing protein, producing MASDEVPEDDNKKKFREALERKNAKAASGSAHTNGGSKQSKAHGPAEGRREFRRKSG
- the otnI gene encoding 2-oxo-tetronate isomerase is translated as MPRFAANLSMMYAEHAFLDRFAAAAADEFTAVEYLFPYAYPAEQLRARLDAHGLRQVLFNAPPGDFDAGERGTASLPGREAEFRDGFARALGYAEVLNCPRVHVMAGLVPAGAGREERLAVYRDNLTWAADQAAGRGVDVLIEPINQRDMPGYLLSRQNDAHQIVAAVGAPNLKVQFDLYHCQISEGDVTVRLRADLPTGRVGHLQIAGVPDRHEPDSGELAIDYLLAVIDETGYEGWVGCEYRPAAGTSAGLGWMRRARR
- a CDS encoding PPOX class F420-dependent oxidoreductase: MGRQVFDDKLLALIGGNSMGVLATIKQDGRPQLSNVSYYFDPRAVQIQMSVTEPRAKTRNLRRDPRASIHVSSDDGWSYAVAEGDSILTPPAAAPDDDTVEGLIALYRNIAGEHPDWDDYRRAMVDDRRVLLTLPISHLYGMPPGKR
- a CDS encoding class I SAM-dependent methyltransferase, which gives rise to MTGTSGKVSGSALTGVSETALLTLQVRAHEARRPDGLIDDPMAVQLVDSIDFDFGKFGPSRRQDMALRSLLFDRITGDYLREHPKATVVALAEGLQTSFYRLDAAGLGHQFRWLSVDLEPMIELRNKLLPKPDRVTQCAQSALDFSWMDQVDTSDGVFITAEGLLMYLQPEESMSLIRACAQRFPGGQMMFDLPPALFTFLTRKGMRTSMRYRVPAMPFSLSPDELADLVNTVPGVRTVRDLPMPPGRGRIFNALLQAQHLPIFDPVRPVVGLLEFG
- a CDS encoding solute symporter family protein: MTVSTLAAETVGNPAANIGIFSLFVVVTMIVVIKASKRNATADEFFTGGRGFSGPQNGIAIAGDYLSAASFLGIAGAIAVYGYDGFLYSIGFLVAWLVALLLVAELLRNTGKFTMADVLSFRLKQRPVRLAAAISTLTVSLFYLLAQMAGAGGLVALLLDINSRAGQSIVIAVVGILMIVYVLVGGMKGTTWVQIIKAVLLIAGAALMTVMVLSKFGLNFSEILGSAQSAISGSTTQGVAGRDVLAPGAQYGGSLTSQINFISLALALVLGTAGLPHVLMRFYTVPTAKEARRSVVWAIALIGAFYLFTLVLGYGAAALVGPDRILGAAGGVNSAAPLLAFELGGVILLGVISAVAFATILAVVAGLTITASASFAHDVYASVLKSHKVTEQEQVRVSRITAVVLGIFAIGLGILANGQNVAFLVALAFAVAAAANLPTILYSLYWKRFNTRGALWSMYGGLISTIVLIVFSPAVSGSKTAMIPGADFDFFPLANPGIVSIPLAFALGILGTLTSRDTGNPELNAEMEVRSLTGVGAEKAVAH
- a CDS encoding alpha/beta hydrolase family protein, with protein sequence MRLLNHRLLTVLATVLIAGAVPSCTTETTPAATTEKRSAEVAVVPEALILHDVSVTRLHYLPDAHPTGRDLDQNWADLYLPAGAHAFNSIPLVVLIHGGGWQSTMGAGVFAGLARELSSRGMAVYNIEYRRLGSGGGWPTTFDDVARAMDYVAEMALQYPQLAIDDALVVGHSAGAQLAVWASTRQDLRGDEVGSQPRFRPTRVISLAGPLDMVYAANHGDNRIVAVLGGRPAEVPQRYASVDPIQNLDPSVPVLAIHGTLDTVVSPANSQRYVAALKKRGGRADVVLLPGENHTSIMSTRSPSFRRVLHLITATSKAELDQLPVK
- a CDS encoding DUF1697 domain-containing protein, with translation MTRYIAFLRGVNVGGVNLKMADVANAMQAAGFTEVRTILASGNVLLDSTSNVTTVRTSAEHALRDAFGYEAWVLVYDVPTLQKISAGYPFEREVPDHHSYVTFVSDADMLDELAALSPGDDEKVQRGDGVLYWQVPRAATLGSAIGKTMGKKRYKSCTTTRNLRTLDKVLR
- a CDS encoding acyltransferase family protein, whose protein sequence is MTVAADTAAEKAPAKGLFPSPAEVEAQTPAGRDRAIDVIRIVSLIGVVFGHTIMATSTIRDDVFIWSNLLTASVVFQALTWVFQIMPLFFFAGVAASVQSWTPGSSWGGWLLKRCTRLYRPVFYYLAFWTVTLAVLRFVLPEHVYEPIAGISIQLLWFLGAYVLVLAAVPLLAHITTTGQVIGAVAGTYAFIAVIDAIRINMDGYASLGYLNTVVWLIPGVFGVAYRRHLLSSGAACKIGIGMLGVNLALLYFGPYELSLVGIETQQLKNMTPPSLLLAGHAIMMCAFAIAAAPAINRWAQRPRVWWLTAIGNSGAMTLYLWHMPLLLGLHLVFDYLGLDRYDPSAPGFLALSVLQLALMAGLVATAFVALRPLENSPLPLWDGGAVAGTGIRSATVGLLLCLAGAATLASVAWGLKDQGVYCVAVMLAALVAARALARD
- a CDS encoding class I SAM-dependent methyltransferase, whose translation is MSVIDGNTLDGVSATSLWILSNRGLEARRSDGVIRDPWAVALHDSIDYDYGKFGRPTQAHALRARAFDLETRDYLSTHPKSAVVALAEGLQTSFWRLDQAGVADELTWYSVDLPAVMAIRGKLLPHDDRIVALAQSALDRSWMDQVDAEDGVFITAEGLLMYLEPEDVRALIADCAARFPGGRMVFDSIPHWVSRRTLKGLHLSDRYIAPPMPFALTADEGLAMAGNGPGAIAGVRSARDVPMQAGRGLFKLAAESWPDRIGAIHRIRPSITVLDF